The sequence GCAGGAAGTTTGGAAAAAGGACGTGTGTTGATTGCTTTGTTTGGATAAATtgtgctgtgtgttttgttttttttttcctctttccttgtTTACACTTCAAGAAGAGAGCATTGTCATTAGCTTTGCTACGTACGTGTCTGTGATGTTTCAGATGGATGAGCAGCCTGTAAGTATAAGTGGAAAATCTGTGGAAGGAAAATTTGCCCACTTTATAGCCCCAAAGCCTGTTACAAGGCACCAAAATTGCCTATTTTGTTATTGGAAGAAAGACAGTGTTCAAAATTGAAAGTAGTTTGCATCTGGTAGTTCCCAACAGTCCTGTTTATACATGATTTGGTGCTCTAATCTGTTCTAGTTGCCTGTTTCGGTGCATTTCTCTGTCTGGTTAAGGTGTAACAGTCAACAACAAAACTCACTTCAGTGAATTCACTATTGATCTACTTCTGGTTCATGCAAATTGATGATGTCAGAGTTCTTAATGGCCCACTCAGTTAATCGACAAGAGTTTTGCTGAATCTAGGAATTGTCACTGATGTCTGATAACACATTTAGGTATTCGTCTTCCcttgtttctgtcatttttgaTACATGAGGCATTCTACTAGCCTTCAAATTGTCCCACCCCTACCCACCCCCCTATAGCTTCTTCATTAACTACTATGAGCTCATATAAACTGTAACTAATAACAGTCTTTGATATTCTCTAACTTCAATTTacagtttctcttttcctccctctcctcacGGAAGAACATCATCTTTTGACCCATGCCTCCCATTTACTTCTCCTAAACTGTAATATCTCAtgccttttcactgctgtttgaaGTGTCCTCCGAGCCATCCATTGTTTTTAGGTCTGAGTCGTGCAGCGAGGCAGATGTAGCAGGACTCTCTGACTGCACAGAGTCAACTACAGTCCTGGGCCAgtcaagaaaagcagcaaaacctgCAGCATAACAACTGTCATCTGCCAGATTGATTACAGTAATGATGAATactaatgttttaaattaaatacatcTGACAGTATCCTAAGCTATTTCTCACATACGTTGTCAGGCTGTATGTACCTTCAGCACAGGCCGTGATCATCTGTAGCATAACAACAGGGATGGAGAGAGCCCTGGTccaaagagagggagagaaatagAGGGGAGAAGAGTTACACAGCCACTCAGCTGTACAGCACAGACATCagtgtagaaatattttttgtgtcaGCTGATGCTAATGGAAAGAATAAAGCCTCCTTATCACTGCTGGTAAATCTGAGTCTAGTTATAATTTGGATTTCCTCAAAATCGACAGAGTTCATTCATCTGGCCTATGGTCTGCATATGCCCCATGTGTTTAATCTGTCATGACTAAGAAATATGGACTTTTGTGGTACTTGCTCATCTTCCAAAACTTGCTACAATATGATATATTTGAAGTCATGAAATAATTGCTATTACTCAAATGTACTTGTAAATCATACAGACTTTTCCACAATTACTATTTGCACTTTCTTAACCTCCAGGCTAGTTCTGTCCTACTATAATCTACACACAACATTTGCTTGCATATATAAGAGTATTTCTGTATACAGACAATTCTGTATGTTGGGCTTAAGCATGGAGGGAAATAATGAAAGGATTGAAGAACTGCAGATGCTGTCTCTCTATTTAAAAAGACTAAAACTAATGGCCTAGCAAAATACAAACTAATCAGTCTGACATCATTCTCAAGTAAACTTATAACATTGTTAACAAAAAATTCAACTACCAAATAACATTATGATATGTAATTACACTGCTCTAATGCAATTACACTGGGTCAAAATGAGGATTAAAAGAAGATAGGTCTTGTCATACAGAcctgttccttttttctttgagacAATTACAGGGCTAACTGATAAAAAGTACTTTTCCAGGATTTTGCAAGCATATTACCACATGATGCTTCAAATAAAAATCCTCTTACAGTAGGTTCTAACAAAAAGTTGTTACTATCATTTATTTGTTCTGTGTAAATCACTGGCACTTATAAAGAGTTTGCCCCTACAGTACATGAGTGTTGCATTTTTTAACCGAACAAACCAAGAACAATCCTGTAAGGCAGATACTTCTCTGCTATTCTGAGAGTAAACACAGCCAGTAATCTCAGTATCAAGTCTCCTGACAATGCTAGATTGAATCTTGACTATGAACTCAGAACAAAATGACTAATTCATaggtgttttttccccccactaaGTATAAAAGCTGACCTATGTTGTCGACGGAGGGAAGACACAAACGCTCAATATGAGTGTTAAGTATGCTTCAGCTTTAATGGATAGCTCAATTGTCTTTTATCGTGTACAGGATAATTAGctcatacatattgcaaaagccaagctccttaTTGGTAAGCGTCATCTACTGCCCTATCTGTTAGTTCCGCATTCTTCTATCCGCTAGTTCCCCTTTCTAATCTAACTATAACTCCCAGGGCAGTATGCCCTCTACTATCATTGTTTCTAATTGCCTGGGATTTCTCACAAGAGTTCCCAGACAAGCCTTGCGTACgtgcctttgctcttgtttttctagaCCAGCTGGGTGCGGTAATCCGCCATTTCCTTATCTTGCAGCTGCACGAGATCAACGTGATTACGCGCAGCGAGCCAGTCCTCAACAATTCCCccgtttttattttgtgctagAAAAACCTTACTTGTTAGTTGCTCGAGCCTTTTTGTTAGGCAACTAAATACTACTCGCGCCGCTACTATGATTAGTGCGATTATTAGCAGTAAGCGTAGCCCTTCTTTTATTAGACCCAATATCCAGCCTCCCATGTTCCCAAACCAACTTGCAAATAGTTCATCAAGCCAATTATTCTGGACCACTATCTTCTTGGTGTGGTCTCTCAGCCATTTCAGCTGCTCGTGGATTGACTCGCCATGGTCCGAGAGATTAAAACAGCACATTCCTTCGAGCTCTTCACACCCGTggccctgtgccagcagcaggaaatcAATCGCTGCTCTGTTCTGTAATACAGCATGTCTCAGGCTATCCAGGTCCTGAGCCATTTCTGTGAGTATCTGCGTAGtcacatttgcttgttttacagCCCAACAAGCAAGTTTCCCAAGACTAGCCATAGCATGAGCTACCGCCACTCCAGGCACAAGTGCCGCCGAAAAGAATCTTTCGGCTGGACCCCAGAGCTCGACCTGATCATCACAGTCACTCCCCAAGGTTTTTAGACTGCGTCTCGTCCGGCGTTTCCATTGTCGAGTAATGTTTCGCAGCTCTTGACTATGTAGATCAGGGGCAAACAGGGTCAGGCGTCCCAAATAGCACGGCCCACCGTGTGCATTTGCTGGAATCCCCTGCCAGGCTCGATCTCCACAGATCAGGAATATACCAGGTGGTAAGGCCTTAGCAGTTTGCCTTGGCCATGTGCTTGACTTGTTCCCGTATGCCCCCATGGTGGTGTTGGTGGTGTCGTTGTACCCGCAATAGCTGCTATTAGCTTCGAACCCCCTTGTGTGAGAGGTCACATTCTGTCTCAATCCTATTGTCAACATCGCCATTCCTCCCGTCGATCCAAACGCTCTCGATCCTCGTGGTTGATTATGTAGTGGGGGAACATTTTCAGTCAAGTGTGGCAAAGGCACCAATTGAGCCAATCGAGTTCCCTTCGGTATATGTAGCGGAGGGAACATGGCTGATACCATAATTTGTATCTCCCCAGTAAAGTCCTTATCAATAAGTCCTGTTAACACTAAAGCCCCATTTAATGTCGCCGATGACCTTCCAATCAGAAGTGCTCCAACAGGctcattattaatttttacagGTCCCATAACGCCTGTTTTCACCCCAACAGGCTTATTGTCCATCAAAGTCACATTTACTGCGGTTGCCAAGTCCAATCCCCAGGCTCCCTCTGGTGGCTGGTTGGAGGTGAAAGGATTCGTCTCGGTTGGAGTCTCCGCAGCTGCCGCCGCTGTTGAGGGGAAAGCCGCTTTTTGTGTCATCGCGGGGCGGCGGTTCCCGCTGGTCTTCCCGTTTCCCTGGGTCTTCCGCCGGCAAGCGGTTTCATTATGCGTATTAGATCGGCAGGAGGGACACCACACATTAGCCGTCCCACATTGCCTCTTCATATGACCCGCGACGCCACACCGATAGCAGCGTAGTGCAGGTCTTCTCGACGAGTGAGGTCCTTTTCCACTTTGCAGGGGGGCAAGGGCGGCGAATACCTGCGACTGACTAGCCTGCAGTCCCTGAGTAATACTTTCCCCTACCTTTCGAATAGCGTCAACCAATAGCGCCTGCGAGCCTATCGGTATCCGCGACAATCGATCAAGAGCCTCTTCTATAGTCCAGGTACTGGGCAGCGTATTTAGAACATTTCGAGAGGTTTGATTACAATTTTGAAGGGCGCATTGTTTAAGAATAGGGCCTTTGAGATATTCGGGTAACCCAGCTACCTGTATAGCTGCGGCAACCCTATCAATAAATGTTCCAAACGCTTCGTCTCGCCCTTGCTTGATGGACATATAGGAGGGCATTCCTCCAGGCTCCCTAATTTGGTCCAGTGCTCTCCTAGCCAGCGTCATGGCCGCTTTTGCCTTATCCGGCCCCATTAGGGCCTGGGCCTCCAAGCGATTGTATGCACCGACCCCCAAAAGCTCATCCAGCGTGACCCCGTATAATGGATCTCCGGGCTGACGCTGCACCGCAACTGCCTCCTGACAAGCTGAATGCCAATGGGCATTAAACAGCAGGATCTGATGCTGCGTCAGTATTAGTTTCATGATATTACGAATGTCGCCGGGGAGCA comes from Anser cygnoides isolate HZ-2024a breed goose chromosome 1, Taihu_goose_T2T_genome, whole genome shotgun sequence and encodes:
- the LOC136789846 gene encoding uncharacterized protein → MEKQAAVDLLKCFLEKRKTPDIDCHKELQGLVAYGVAKGCFINPDTLFEEDEWRKFGDILFEEMISENKTAKKLAKPWRAVTNALTIHRVEQKVAAAATERLGKTLRADEEANPYPLPPSVQQFTMKAPGGWGEGARPSAPPLPLETPEGEAAGEGRNKNPFLKDMRLESGGSERAGLWAKIAGEALREGDVGAATELVGAFPVVYSPPDAQGQITVTMTNLDWKILTQLRATVNESGIRGEPTKQMLDYLWSTNVLLPGDIRNIMKLILTQHQILLFNAHWHSACQEAVAVQRQPGDPLYGVTLDELLGVGESITQGLQASQSQVFAALAPLQSGKGPHSSRRPALRCYRCGVAGHMKRQCGTANVWCPSCRSNTHNETACRRKTQGNGKTSGNRRPAMTQKAAFPSTAAAAAETPTETNPFTSNQPPEGAWGLDLATAVNVTLMDNKPVGVKTGVMGPVKINNEPVGALLIGRSSATLNGALVLTGLIDKDFTGEIQIMVSAMFPPLHIPKGTRLAQLVPLPHLTENVPPLHNQPRGSRAFGSTGGMAMLTIGLRQNVTSHTRGFEANSSYCGYNDTTNTTMGAYGNKSSTWPRQTAKALPPGIFLICGDRAWQGIPANAHGGPCYLGRLTLFAPDLHSQELRNITRQWKRRTRRSLKTLGSDCDDQVELWGPAERFFSAALVPGVAVAHAMASLGKLACWAVKQANVTTQILTEMAQDLDSLRHAVLQNRAAIDFLLLAQGHGCEELEGMCCFNLSDHGESIHEQLKWLRDHTKKIVVQNNWLDELFASWFGNMGGWILGLIKEGLRLLLIIALIIVAARVVFSCLTKRLEQLTSKVFLAQNKNGGIVEDWLAARNHVDLVQLQDKEMADYRTQLV